The Salvelinus sp. IW2-2015 unplaced genomic scaffold, ASM291031v2 Un_scaffold5471, whole genome shotgun sequence genome segment TTATCTCGCTGTCTGGGTTAATGATAATGTTATTCTTCTGTCAGGCGACCAGCCAGTCAGGCTCAGCCCAGTTCCTTGATTCTGTCTGGGAAGAGAGACCGCACAACTCGCTGAGGAATCCCACCTGCTGCAGTTCCCAGGATACACCTCCAGTAGGGGAGACTACAACTCTGCTTTCAGTCCTCTGGAGACCGAGAGTCAGTCACGAACTTCCAGCGTTAAACAGTGTTATAGGACCAGACCGGAGTCCGTCACAACTTCCTGGTAAATAGTGGTAGAGACCGGAGTCAGCCACACTTTCCTGGTAAACTATGGTGTAGAGACCAGACCGAGTCCAGTCACAATCTTCCTGTAAACTAGTGTAGAGACCAGACCCGGAGTCAGTTCACAAACTTCCTGGTAACTAGGTAGAGAGACCAGACGGAGTCATGTCACAACTTCCTGGTATAACTAGTGTAAGGAGACCGGAGTCAGCCACAACTATCCTGGTACAACTAGTGGTAGAGCAGACCGCGGAGTCAGTCACAACTTCCTGGTAATACTTTTAGTGTAGAGACCAGACCGGATGTCAGTCACAAACTTCCTGTTAAACTAGTGTAGAGACCGTGGAGTCAGCCACAACTTTCCTGCCGTAAACTTAGTGTACGGACCGGAGTCAGTCACAACTGTCCTGGGTAGACACTAGTGTAGAGACCGGAGTCCAGCCACAAACTTCCTGGTAAACTAGTGTAGAGACCAGCGAGCCGGAGGTCAGTCACAATTCATAAACAGTGTAACCGACCGGAGTAGTCACAATCTACTAGTGTAGAGACCAGACCGGAGTCAGTCACAACTTCCTGCGTAAACGTAGTGTAGAGACCAACCCGAGTCAGCCACAACTTCTGGTAAAACTAGTGTAGAGACAGACCGGAGTCAGCACCAACTTCCTTGTAAACTAGTGTAGAGACCCAACCGGAGTCAGCCACAAACTTTCCTGGTAAACTAGTGTGAGACAGACCGGAGTCGCCACACTCTTCTTAAACGTAGGACCGCGTAAAATACCCGTAACTAGTGTATGGAGACCAGACCGGAGTCAGCCACAACTTCCTGGTAAAACTAAGTGTAGAGACACCAGCACCGGAGTCAGCCACAACTTTCCTGGTAAACTAGTTTGAAGACGCGGGTCAGCCCACAGCTTCCTGGAAACTGAGTTAGAAACCAGAGGTCAGTCCCATCAAACTTCCTGGTAATACTAGTGTAGAGACCGAGACCAGAGTCAGTCACAACATTCTCTGGTAAACCTAGTGAGAGACCAGACCGGAGTTTCAGTGCACAACTTCCCTGGTAAACTAGTGTAGAGCACCGGAGTCCAGGCCACAACTTTCCCTGGTAAACTAGTGTAGAAGACCAGACCGGAGTAGTCACAACTTCCTTGGTCAAACTAGTGTAGAACGATCCACACGGAGTCAGTCAACAACTTCCTGGAAATAGTGTAGAGGACCTGACCGCGGAGTCAGTCACAACTTCCTGGTAAACTAGTTAGGAGAGACCGGAGGCCAGCCACCAACTTTCCTGCGTAAACTTAGTGTAGAGACAACCGGAGTCAGTCCACAACTTCCTGGAAACTAGTGATAGTAGACCAGACGGAGGTCAGTCAACAACATTCCTGGCTAAATAGTGTAGAGACCGGAGTCAGCCACACACTTTCCTGGTAAACTAGTGTAGAGACCAAGGAGTCAGTCTAACAACATTCCGTGGTAAACTAAGTTAAGAGTACCGGAGTCAGCACCACAACTTCCGGCTGGTAAACTAGTGTAGAGACCGGAGTCAGTCACAACTTCCAGGGTTAAACTAGTGGTAGAGACAGACCGGAGTCAGTCACAACTTCCTGGTGAATCTAGTGTATGAGAGACACCAGACCGGAGTCAGCCAACTCCTGTAAACTAGTGTAGAGACAAGCCGGAGTCAGTCACAACTTCCTGGTAAACTAGTGTAGAGACCAGACCGGGAGTCAACACAGCCACAACTTCCTGGTAAACTAGTGTAGAGACCAGACCGGAGAGTCAGCCAACAACTTCCTGGTAAACTAGTGTAGAGACCAGACCCGGAGTCAGCCACAACTTTCCTGGTAAACTAGTGTAGAGCGGAGTCAGGCACAACTTCCTGGTAAACTAGTGTAGAACCGCCCGAGTCAGCCACAACTCCTGAGTAAACTAGTGTAGAGACCAGACCGCGAGTCAGTTCACAACTTCCTGTAAACTAGTTAGAGACCAAACCGGAGTCAGTCACAACTTCCTGGTAAACTAGTGTAGAGACCAGACCGAGTCAGTCACAACTTCCTGGTAAACTAGGTGAGGACGCCAGACCGAGTCAGCCACACAACTCTCCTGCTAAACTAGTGTAGAGACCAGACCGGAGTCAGTCACAACTTCCCAGGTAAACTAGGTAGCTAGGACCAGACCGGAGTCAGTCACAACTCCTGGTAAACTAGTGTAGAGACCAGACCGAGAGTCAGTCACAACTTCCTGGATAACTAGTGTAGAGACCGGAGTCAGCCACAACTTCCCAGGTAAACTAGTGTAGAGACCGGAGTCAGCCACAACTTCTGGTAAACTAGTGTAGAGACCGGAGTCAGTCACAACATCCTGGTAAACTAGTGTAGAGACCAGACCGGAGTCAGTTCACAACTTCCAGGTAAACTAGTGTAGAGACCAGACCGGAGTCAGTCACAACTTCCTGGTAAAACTAGTGTAAGAGACCGGAGTCAGCACAACTTCCTGGTAAACTAGTGTAGAGACCAGACCGGAGTCAGTCACAACTTCCTGGTAAACTAGTTGTAGAGACCAGACTCTCTCCACCCCTcacacctctctccacccctccacctcttctcaccccctccacctctctccatccctccacctctctccatccccatccacctctccttccacccctccacctctctccctcccccctctctccatccacctccaccctctccactcgcatccacctctctccatcctcccacctctctccatctctccacatgctccatcctccatctctctcctcccctccactctctccatccctccacctctctccacctctcacccttctctccatcacctcacctctctccacccctccatcctctctccaaccctccacctctctccatccctccacctctctccacccctccacctctctcccttctcttccacctctctccatccctccactctccatcctccaccctcttctccacccctccacctctctccacccctccactctctccacccctccacctgcgtttccatccctccacctctctcccaccctcctccatctccgtccatcctccacctctctccatcctcccacctctctccatctctccacatctctccatctctctcctcccctccacctctctccatccctccaccctctccacccctcccacctctctccattccctgccacctctctccacccctccacctctcttccatcccctccacctctctcctcccgcccacctctctcccccctccaccctctccatccctccacctctctccatccctcctctctgccacccctccacctcttctccacccctccacctcctctccacccctccacctcttccatccctccaacctctctccacccctccacctctctccacctccacctctctccatccctccacctctctccatccctccacctctctctcacccctccacctttctccaccccctccacctctctccatcccccacctctctccacccctccacccctcctcctcccatcctctctctccatcccctccacctctccacccctccacctctccatccctccacctctctccatcctccatctctctccacccctccacctctctccaccccccacctctctccacccctccacctctctccatctctccacctctctccatccctccaacctctctccatccctccatctctctccacccctccatctctcctccacccctccatctctccatccctccacctctctccatccctccacatctctccatccctccacatctctccatccctccacatctctccatccctccacctctctcacccctccaccctctctccatccctccatctctctccatcttccacctctctccatccctccacctctctccaaccctccacctctctccatccctccacctctctcatcccccatctctccatccctccactctccatcccgccatctctctccatccctccatctctctccatccctccatctctctccaccctccacctctctccacctctccaccgtctctccatccttccacctctctccatccctccatctctctccacccctccacatctctccatccctccatctctctccatccctccacctctctccatccctccacctctctccatccctccatctctccatccctccatctctccatccctccatctctcctctatccctccatctctctccatccctccacctctctccatctcctacctctctccacccctccatctctctccacctctccactcttccacctctctccatccctccatctctcccacctcttctccacccctccccaGGTGCTAGATTTCGCCCAGTACCACCAACTAAAGGCCCGTGCATTGCGGGGTGTTGGGAAGCTGGAAGAGGCTATCAAGTCCCTGAAGATGGCGATGGGGATCCACGCAGCGAGTGTGAGAGAGTCCCACGTCAGCAACAGTGAACGTGTTACTGTGTTCCTGGAGCTGGCTGAGGCACTGAGACTACACGGAGAACCGGTACACTACATttctacattgattgattgattgattgaccgattggttgattgattactACTTATGGTAGTCTGTCATGTCCGATGAGTACTTCCTTCCACTTCTACCTATGTTGATGACTTTTACTTTGGCTATAGAGTCCAATCCTCTAGCCACATGTTCAGTTTTGGTTAGTTTGTGGAAGTACAGTTCTGACCTCATGCAATGTAACACTTTCGTTGTTGTGACCCACTCTTCTCATCTTCACGTTTCTGCACTTCTTActagcagagctgttgccaggtagacagtgtagtgtgtgtctataaaccccttcctcctctcctgccagCATGAGTCGACCATGGTGCTGCAGGACGCTATGGTGGCGTTCGCTGGTACCCCCGAGGAGATCTGTGTGACAATAGCTAACGTGGACATGGCCTTGGCTAGAGATGACCTGGACACAGCCCTCAGCGTCCTCMGAGGCATCACACCGGACCAGGTTGTGAAGACACTGTTCTGTTCTTTCTTAAGTTAACGGGACAATAAAGTACATCTTCCTTTTTCTTCTTGTTCTCTTCAGACACACTACACAGCGGCCAAGGAGAAGATGGCCCTCATATACCTGCAGAGACGCAAAGACAAGAAGCTGTACATAGCCTGCTATAGGGAGATCAGAGATGAACTACCCGGGCCTCAGTCCTCTATCCTTCTGGGGGACGCCTACATCAACATACAAGAGGTAGAACAAGAGCTGCTCATCTGTAGCTCAGTAGGTAGAACAAGAGCTGCTCATCTGTAGCTCAGTAGGTATAACAAGAGCTGCTCATCTGTAACTCAGTAGGTATAACAACAGCTGCTCATCTGTATAACTCAGTATGGTATATACAAACGCTGCTTCATCTGTAACTCAGTAGGTATATACAACAGCTGCTCATCTGTAACTCAGTAGGTATAACGAACAGCTGCTCAATCCTGTACTCAAAGTAGGTATAACAACAGCGTGCTCACGTACCAGTAGGTATAACAAGAGCTGTCAtctctgtagctcagtaggtATAACAAACAGCTGCTCATCTGTAACTCAGTAGTAGAAACAAGAGCTGCtcatctgtaactcagtaaaggtAGACAAGAGTGGCCTCATCTGTAACTCCAGTAGGTAGAACAGAAGCTGCTCACTGTAACTCAGTAGGTAGAACAAGAGCTGTCATCTTGTACTCAGTAGGTATAACACAGCTGTTCATCTGATAACTCCAGTAAGGTATAACAAGAGCTGCTGCATCTGTAAGCTCAGTAGGTAAGAACAAGAGCTGCTGCAATACTGTAAGCTTCAGTAGGTTACAGCAAGAGCTGCTCCATTCTGTAGCTCATAGGGTATATAAATAAAAACCAACAAGAGCTGGCTCCATCTGTAAACGTCAGTAGGTAGAACAAGAGCTGCTGCCATCTGTAACAATCAGTTTAGGTCGATTATGATCACCAAGAGCTGCTGCTCGCTGTGAAGCCTCAGGTCAGGGTAGAGCGACAAGGGCTCTCATTCTGTAGCTCAGTAGGTGAGACGCAAGGCAAGAAGCTGCTCATCTGTAACCTTCAGTAGGATATACCTCACAAGGAGCTGCCTCCATCGTAACTCACGTAGGTATAATGTAAGACAGAGGCTGCTCATCTGTACGTCGTGGTGATACGGAGTTTATGACCGGACTCAGAGCtgctcctctgtagctcagttaggtAGAAACAAGAGCCGTGCTCAATCTGTAGCTGCTAGTAAGGTATAACACCAGACTGCTCATCTGTAGCTCAGTAGGGTATAACAAAGTGCTCAGATTCTGTAGCTCAGTAGGTATAACAAGAGCTGCTCATCTGTTAACTCAGTAGGTAATAACAACGAGCTGCTTCATATCTGTCACTTCAGTAGGGTAGATGACAATGAAGCTTGGCTCTCGATCGGCTGGGCTGTTAGTACATCGAGTCAGGGGTCATAGTACCAGAGAGGCTGCCTCCATACTAGTAACTCAGTAGGTATTAGGAGACGTGGAGTGGTGAACAGAGAGCCTGCTTCAATCTATGTCTGTTATACCAGTACGGTATATACAGCCTGCGAGTGTAGTACGAAGCCTGCACGGACTCGACAAGAGCTGCTCATGTAGACGTGTAACTCAGTAGGTTGAAATGCGGTTACAGCACGCATAGCTCATTCTGTTAAAATCAGTAAGGTAGAACAAAGAGCCTGCTACAGGTACTGTTAAGACTCCCAGTCAGGGGCTAGAAACAATGCAAGCTTGCTCATGAGCAGGATGGGCAGCTGCGCTCTGACTCGTGCCGGACAACGTGATGATTCCGTGGTGCAGACCCAGAACATGTGTCTGTGGCTCTTGCCGTGCGCGGACCTTCGCAAGTAGGGTATAACAAGAGGCTGCTCTCGCCCGGCTGTAACTCGTAGGTAGATATACACAGAGCTGCTCCATACTGTAGCTCAGTAGGTATATACACAGCTGCTTCCTCCTGTAAGCTCAGTAGGTATAAGCGAACAGAGACTGCTCATCTGTACGCTCAGTAGGTATACGGCCGGACAAGGCCTGCCTCATGTCGTGTACGTCAGGTAGGTAAATAACAACAAAGATGCTGCTCATAGCTGTAACTCAGTCAGGTATGAGTACTGAGCTCGGGCGCGGAACACAAGATGAGCTGCTGCATCTGTTAGCTGCGAGTAGGTAGAACAGCGAGCTAGCCCTCATCGGTGTACTCAGTGTAGGTGATCATGGAAGCTTGGCTAGCTGTAGAGCTCAGTAGGCTGGGTAAACAAGGACTGCTCATCTGTACTCAGTAGGTAATAACAAGAGCTGCTTCATCTGTAAGCTCAGTAGTAAACAGAGCTTGCTCATCTGTGAACTCAGTAGGGTTATATACAAAAGCTCATCGCTTGCCTCGAGGTTAAGCGTTGAGCTAGGTCTCAGGAGCTCAGTGGTAATCTGGCGTCCGGTCTGTAGCTCAGTAGGTAGATCATTGGCGTTGGTCCATCTGTGACTTCATAGGTTAGACCATGGGAGCGCTGgtgcctctgtagctcagttggtattAGAAGGCCGCGGACTgcgtcctctgtagctcagtagtAGATCATGGAGCTTGGTCCTTGTAACTCAGTAGGCTAGATATGAAGCTTGGCCTCTGTACTGCATAGGTTAGAGCGTGGATGGCTTGGTCCTTCTGTCACTCATGTGAAGTCGACATCGGGACGCTCTGTCCTCGTACGCTCAGTAGGATGATCATGGCTTGGTCCGTCTGTAAGCTCAGTAGGCTAGAGCGGGGGAGAGCTTGGTCACCTCTGTAGCTCAGGAGGTAGATCAAGTGGAGCTGTATCTGTAGCTCAGTTGGGTTAGAGACTGGAAGCTTGGTCCTCAATGTGTAGCTCAGTGTAGAGCGTGAAGAGCTGGTCTGCTACCCTGTAACTCAGTAGGTAGGGAACATGGCTATGGACGTCTTGGAAGACTCTCATGGGCTGTAACTCAGTAGGGTAGAGCGGAGAAGCTTGTCTCTTTGTAGCTCGTAGGTAGAGCGTGGAGCTTGGTAACTCCAGTAGCTCAGATTGGTAGTAGATCATAGAGGCTtgggtcctctgtagctcagtaggtagagTCAGTTGACTTGGTCTCTGTAGAGCTCAGTAGGTAGATCATGGAGCTTGGTCCTATGTACTCAGTAGGTAGGAGCGTGGAGCTTGGtctctgtagctcagtaggtagatcatggagcttggtcctctgtaATCAGTAGGTAGATCATGAGCTTGGTCCTCTGTAGACTCAGCTTGGGTAGAGGCTGGAGCTTGGTCCTCTGGCAGCTCAGGTGGTAGAtcatggagcttggtcctctgtaactcagtaggTAGATCATGAgcttggtcctctgtaactcagtaggtagatcatggagcttggtcctctgtagACTCAGTAGTAGATCAGCTGGAGCTTGGTCCGCTCTGGTAGCTCAGTGGGTCTAGAGGCTGGAGACTTTCCTCTGTGAAGCTCAGTTGGTAGACAAAAAAAGGAGCGGTGCAGCTCGTGAGACTTGTCTGGTGAGCCGTGGAGCTTGGCCTCTGGTGAAGCTCGGTAGTAGATGtcatggagcttggtcctctgtagTCATCAGTTGGTTGAGCGGTGAGACTTGGTCCGTGCTCGTTAATGGAGCTTGCT includes the following:
- the LOC112078266 gene encoding tetratricopeptide repeat protein 21B-like, with the translated sequence VLDFAQYHQLKARALRGVGKLEEAIKSLKMAMGIHAASVRESHVSNSERVTVFLELAEALRLHGEPHESTMVLQDAMVAFAGTPEEICVTIANVDMALARDDLDTALSVLRGITPDQTHYTAAKEKMALIYLQRRKDKKLYIACYREIRDELPGPQSSILLGDAYINIQEVEQELLICSS